Genomic window (Verrucomicrobiia bacterium):
GCTTCGGGTTCGGAAGGCATGTTCGCCGCTTCGGAGACCAGACCGCACCCGTTGTCGAGCAACGTCTTGGCGTCGCCGCCATTGATTTCGTTTTGCGTGGCGCAAGGAAACGCGCAATCACAAGGCACCACCCAGGGGCGTTGCCCGGCGTGATAGCTGACGCCAAAGTGTTCGGCGTATTCCTTCATGCGTCCGCGCCGATTATTTTTGAGGTCCATGATCCACGCCAGCTTCTCGAGATTAATGCCATTGGGATCGTGAATGAACCCGTCCGAGTCGGACATCGTCACCGGTTTGGCGCCAACCTGAATCAATTTTTCGACCGTGAATTGCGCGGCATTGCCCGAACCGGACACGGTGCAGATTTTTCCATCAATGGTTTCGTTGCGCGCCTTCAACATCTCCTGCGCGAAATAAACCGCGCCGTACCCGGTGGCTTCCGAGCGAATGAGCGAACCGCCCCATTTGATCCCCTTGCCCGTCAGCACGCCGGTAAATTCATTCGAGAGCCGCTTGTAGTAACCAAACAAATAACCGATCTCCCGCCCGCCCACGCCGATGTCACCCGCCGGCACGTCCGTATCCGCGCCGATATGCCGCCACAGTTCCGTCATGAACGACTGACAAAAGTGCAACACCTCATTGTCGGACCGACCGTGTGGATCGAAATCCGCCCCCCCTTTCGCGCCGCCCATCGGCAGCGTGGTGAGCGAGTTTTTGAAGATCTGCTCGAAGCCGAGAAATTTCAGAATACTGGAGTTGACCGAACGATGGAAACGCAAGCCACCCTTGTACGGTCCGAGCGCGTTGTTGAACTGAATGCGATAACCGCGATTCACCTGAAAGCGACCGCGATCATCCACCCAGGGCACGCGAAAGGTGATCTGGCGATCCGGTTCGCTGAGGGATTCCAAGATGCGCACATCCTGATATTTTTTGTGACGTTGCAGGGCGGGTTCGATGGATTCGAAGACTTCCGTGACGGCCTGGAGAAATTCCGGCTCGCTGGGATTACGGTGACGAACAGATTCGATGGTGTCATGGATCAATTGCATATCAATGGTAGTTGCTGATACTTGTTTCTATCAAGCAGCTCCAAGCTAGTCCCAGGCGCTCCAGTGTCCATAACTTTTCTAATAACTTATTATTTTTAGTATTGTGTTTTTCAATGTTAGCGAAGGCCGATTAAAACGCATTTCACGGGATTAAACGCACGGGTTACTTATCGGGTTTAGAGCCGA
Coding sequences:
- the gdhA gene encoding NADP-specific glutamate dehydrogenase, producing the protein MQLIHDTIESVRHRNPSEPEFLQAVTEVFESIEPALQRHKKYQDVRILESLSEPDRQITFRVPWVDDRGRFQVNRGYRIQFNNALGPYKGGLRFHRSVNSSILKFLGFEQIFKNSLTTLPMGGAKGGADFDPHGRSDNEVLHFCQSFMTELWRHIGADTDVPAGDIGVGGREIGYLFGYYKRLSNEFTGVLTGKGIKWGGSLIRSEATGYGAVYFAQEMLKARNETIDGKICTVSGSGNAAQFTVEKLIQVGAKPVTMSDSDGFIHDPNGINLEKLAWIMDLKNNRRGRMKEYAEHFGVSYHAGQRPWVVPCDCAFPCATQNEINGGDAKTLLDNGCGLVSEAANMPSEPEAVHRFLAKKILYGPGKAANAGGVATSGLEMAQNSIRLAWSRAEVDQKLHEIMITIHQNVRRTAEEYGVPNNYVVGANIAGFVKVADAMLEQGLV